One Hippocampus zosterae strain Florida chromosome 21, ASM2543408v3, whole genome shotgun sequence genomic region harbors:
- the rassf8b gene encoding ras association domain-containing protein 8b isoform X2, which produces MKAMELKVWVDGVQRIVCGVTEFTTCQEVVIALAQAIGRTGRYTLIEKWRDTERHLAPHENPVVSLNKWGQYASDVQLVLHRTGPSGGERPPSDGLARGSERSFHRQSLPPMSKLHPSTANRSLRRREPKRKSVTFSGGTRGLREIFGKSRDPEAKHSQGRGVSLNLRQVSGGGTGGGPSVPGSPSRELGRLVRLQRDKLQVLESRLLGCEAELREWEEASEEGSLEEELLLLEQQVRRNDSEMDEEEFWQNELRIEQESERQLRQQLAELQARVRDCEAKLSEYLTRIQSMESSLEHERQLQDDELSHMIKEEEVEAQLEKVTTELDVQSQHAARLESGCRALERSLGQSCKRLQEKEQELEQLTKELRQVNLQQFIQQTGTKVTVLPAQQPPMDDDDEDPCGALQRHLPTNLRSLQSITTSGLNPEGIYV; this is translated from the exons ATGAAGGCCATGGAGCTGAAAGTGTGGGTGGACGGCGTGCAGCGCATCGTCTGCGGCGTTACCGAGTTCACCACCTGTCAGGAAGTGGTCATCGCGCTCGCTCAAGCCATCG GCCGTACTGGCAGGTACACTTTGATTGAGAAATGGAGGGACACGGAGCGCCACCTGGCTCCCCACGAGAACCCCGTAGTTTCTCTCAACAAATGGGGCCAGTACGCCAGCGACGTGCAGCTCGTCCTCCACCGGACCGGCCCATCCGGCGGCGAGCGGCCGCCCTCGGACGGGCTGGCCCGCGGCTCCGAGCGCAGCTTCCACCGCCAGAGCCTGCCTCCCATGTCCAAGCTGCACCCGTCGACGGCTAATCGCTCGCTCAGGCGCAGGGAGCCCAAACGCAAGTCCGTGACGTTCAGCGGAGGGACCAGAGGTCTGCGGGAGATATTTGGAAAAAGCCGAGATCCGGAAG CCAAGCACTCCCAGGGGCGCGGCGTGAGTCTGAATCTAAGGCAGGTCAGCGGCGGCGGGACAGGCGGGGGCCCCTCGGTGCCGGGGAGTCCGTCGCGGGAGCTGGGCCGGCTGGTGCGGTTGCAGAGAGACAAACTGCAGGTCCTGGAAAGCCGCCTGCTGGGCTGCGAGGCCGAGCTGCGGGAATGGGAGGAAGCTAGCGAG GAAGGAAGTCTGGAAGAGGAGCTGCTGCTTTTGGAGCAGCAGGTGAGGAGGAACGACTCCGAGATGGACGAGGAGGAATTTTGGCAGAACGAGCTGCGCATCGAGCAGGAGAGCGAGCGGCAACTCCGGCAACAGCTGGCCGAGCTGCAGGCCCGAGTCCGCGACTGCGAGGCCAAGCTTTCGGAATACTTAACGCgcattcag AGCATGGAGAGCAGCCTCGAGCACGAGCGTCAACTGCAGGATGACGAACTGAGTCACATGatcaaggaggaggag GTGGAGGCCCAATTGGAGAAGGTGACAACCGAGTTGGATGTGCAGAGCCAGCACGCGGCTCGCCTGGAGAGCGGCTGCAGGGCCTTGGAACGCTCGCTCGGCCAGTCATGCAAGAGACTCCAG GAGAAGGAGCAGGAGCTGGAGCAGCTGACCAAAGAGCTTCGCCAGGTCAACCTGCAGCAGTTCATTCAGCAGACGGGCACCAAGGTCACCGTGCTGCCAGCTCAGCAACCCCCaatggacgacgacgacg AGGACCCGTGCGGCGCTTTGCAACGTCACTTACCCACCAACCTGCGCTCCCTTCAGAGTATCACCACATCCGGACTCAACCCGGAAGGCATCTACGTTTGA
- the rassf8b gene encoding ras association domain-containing protein 8b isoform X1: protein MKAMELKVWVDGVQRIVCGVTEFTTCQEVVIALAQAIGRTGRYTLIEKWRDTERHLAPHENPVVSLNKWGQYASDVQLVLHRTGPSGGERPPSDGLARGSERSFHRQSLPPMSKLHPSTANRSLRRREPKRKSVTFSGGTRGLREIFGKSRDPEAKHSQGRGVSLNLRQVSGGGTGGGPSVPGSPSRELGRLVRLQRDKLQVLESRLLGCEAELREWEEASEEGSLEEELLLLEQQVRRNDSEMDEEEFWQNELRIEQESERQLRQQLAELQARVRDCEAKLSEYLTRIQSMESSLEHERQLQDDELSHMIKEEEVFPSLRSLSGGGPIGEGDNRVGCAEPARGSPGERLQGLGTLARPVMQETPGEGAGAGAADQRASPGQPAAVHSADGHQGHRAASSATPNGRRRRGPVRRFATSLTHQPALPSEYHHIRTQPGRHLRLKTGNT from the exons ATGAAGGCCATGGAGCTGAAAGTGTGGGTGGACGGCGTGCAGCGCATCGTCTGCGGCGTTACCGAGTTCACCACCTGTCAGGAAGTGGTCATCGCGCTCGCTCAAGCCATCG GCCGTACTGGCAGGTACACTTTGATTGAGAAATGGAGGGACACGGAGCGCCACCTGGCTCCCCACGAGAACCCCGTAGTTTCTCTCAACAAATGGGGCCAGTACGCCAGCGACGTGCAGCTCGTCCTCCACCGGACCGGCCCATCCGGCGGCGAGCGGCCGCCCTCGGACGGGCTGGCCCGCGGCTCCGAGCGCAGCTTCCACCGCCAGAGCCTGCCTCCCATGTCCAAGCTGCACCCGTCGACGGCTAATCGCTCGCTCAGGCGCAGGGAGCCCAAACGCAAGTCCGTGACGTTCAGCGGAGGGACCAGAGGTCTGCGGGAGATATTTGGAAAAAGCCGAGATCCGGAAG CCAAGCACTCCCAGGGGCGCGGCGTGAGTCTGAATCTAAGGCAGGTCAGCGGCGGCGGGACAGGCGGGGGCCCCTCGGTGCCGGGGAGTCCGTCGCGGGAGCTGGGCCGGCTGGTGCGGTTGCAGAGAGACAAACTGCAGGTCCTGGAAAGCCGCCTGCTGGGCTGCGAGGCCGAGCTGCGGGAATGGGAGGAAGCTAGCGAG GAAGGAAGTCTGGAAGAGGAGCTGCTGCTTTTGGAGCAGCAGGTGAGGAGGAACGACTCCGAGATGGACGAGGAGGAATTTTGGCAGAACGAGCTGCGCATCGAGCAGGAGAGCGAGCGGCAACTCCGGCAACAGCTGGCCGAGCTGCAGGCCCGAGTCCGCGACTGCGAGGCCAAGCTTTCGGAATACTTAACGCgcattcag AGCATGGAGAGCAGCCTCGAGCACGAGCGTCAACTGCAGGATGACGAACTGAGTCACATGatcaaggaggaggag gtctttcCTTCTCTTCGCTCGCTTTCAGGTGGAGGCCCAATTGGAGAAGGTGACAACCGAGTTGGATGTGCAGAGCCAGCACGCGGCTCGCCTGGAGAGCGGCTGCAGGGCCTTGGAACGCTCGCTCGGCCAGTCATGCAAGAGACTCCAG GAGAAGGAGCAGGAGCTGGAGCAGCTGACCAAAGAGCTTCGCCAGGTCAACCTGCAGCAGTTCATTCAGCAGACGGGCACCAAGGTCACCGTGCTGCCAGCTCAGCAACCCCCaatggacgacgacgacg AGGACCCGTGCGGCGCTTTGCAACGTCACTTACCCACCAACCTGCGCTCCCTTCAGAGTATCACCACATCCGGACTCAACCCGGAAGGCATCTACGTTTGAAAACCGGTAACACATAG